CATAGCCGTCCCCAGTACCAGACCTAAAACCCCCAGCCCCAGAAACATGCTGATGGCAGTGAGCGGGCCGGCCAAAATAGCCACTATGATCCCGGCCACCACGGTAGCTAGAATCGATAGCCGCAAATCGTGCCGCACACCCAGTAACACAATGGGAATAGGCCAAAAAAAACCGGTGAACAGCCCCAGAATAGGGAGGTAGATAGTTGCCAAGCAAAAAACTACCGTGAGGGCAGCCAGAAAAGCCGCTTCCACTAATGAACGCGTCGATCTCTTGGGGGCCACACGCTTCACCTCTTACTCCTTAAATACTCCTCCAGCACCGACAAATCGCCGTACCACGTCTCCAGCTCGTGCTCGCCGGAGATGCTTTGTCGGACCATGTGGGCCAGTCGGTTGTCGATAGTTCCAAACCCGATACCCAGCCGCCGCCCGAGCAGGTAGACAATGAGTACCACCTGGGCCAGGGCATCGGCAATAATGTCGTCGGCGCCCTTGGTTAGCGCCCGAAAAACCAGGGTGACAGCTCCCAACAGCTCTGTCTTCAGCCATTCGATGGCCCTTAGGCTCTTGGTTATGTCCAGCTCCGTTCTTTGCAGCTTCACAGCGCTGCCCCCCTTAAAGGATCTAACCCTTAGTCTATTCTGTCCGCTGGGCTGGAAATCCTGCCGCCGGCCAGGTGTAAATACAAGGCACATTCCACCCGTTTTCGCTCCAGTTCGCAGCCCAATTGGTACGGCTGGTGAATCCGGCCGGAAAAAAGCTCCGCGTTGGCATGGCAGCCGCCGCCACAGAAATAACGGGCGAAACACGATCGGCACTGGTCCTTGGTCAGCAGGGTGGTGCGGCGAAATTCCTGCACCAGATCGGTCCGGACAATACCGGTGGTCACAGTTCCTTGTTTATAGCCGCTACGCCCCACGAACTGATGGCAGGGATATAAATCCCCGCTCGGAGCCACGGCAAAATACTCATGACCGGCGCCGCAGCCGGTAAAGCGTTTGGCCAAGCAGGGCCCGTGGTCCAGATCGATTTCAAAGTGAAAGAACTTAAAGGGCCGGCCGGCAGCAGCCTCCTGCTGGTACAACCGGGTCAGGCGCTCGTATTCAGCTTTAAGCTCCGGTAAGTCAGCTTCGGTTAAGGCATAGGCTGCCGACGGTGGCGCCACCACCGGCTCCAGGGAAAAACGCCGGATACCCAGCTCCAGCAGATGCTCTGCATCGGCAGCAAAATCCCGGTTATGCCGGGTAAACGTCCCTCTGACCCACCAGTCCCCGTCCGGGTCGGCAGCTACAGCCGCCAAGATTCGGGGCACCAGCCGGGCGTAGGACCCCTGCCCATGGGGAAACGGACGCATGTAGTCGTGAACCTCCGGCCGCCCATCGAGACTGAGGACCAAAGACACCCCCAAAGCAGTCAACTCCCGGCGCACAGCGTCGGTAAGTAAAACGCCGTTGGTAGTGAGGGTAAACTTAAAGGTCTTACCCTGCTTCTGGCCTTCCTGGCGGGCATAGGCGATGGTCTCCCTTACCACCGGTAAATTAAGGAGCGGCTCACCGCCGAAAAAATCAATCTCACAAAGCGGCCGCTGGCCGGAATGTTGGAGCAGCAAATCAACAGCCGCCACCGCCACTTCCGCCGACATCAGCTGGCGCATGCCGCCGAACTCGCCGCTGTCGCCGAAACAATACCGACAGCGCAGGTTGCAGTCGTGAGCCACGTGCAAGCACAAAGCTTTCAGCACCGGCGGCCCTGAGGGCACCCAATGGGTTACTGCCGGCGGCGTGAACAAAGTCCCTTCCGCCTGGGCCGCCTCCACTTCGCCGCAGGCAGCCGCCACGTCTGCCGGACCATACTTGGGCGCTAGGGCTGCCCAGATCTCCGG
The nucleotide sequence above comes from Bacillota bacterium. Encoded proteins:
- the scfB gene encoding thioether cross-link-forming SCIFF peptide maturase encodes the protein MDVSGQVHVFKCLDTYLALDVESGSLHEIDELMAELLALYPKKSKPEIWAALAPKYGPADVAAACGEVEAAQAEGTLFTPPAVTHWVPSGPPVLKALCLHVAHDCNLRCRYCFGDSGEFGGMRQLMSAEVAVAAVDLLLQHSGQRPLCEIDFFGGEPLLNLPVVRETIAYARQEGQKQGKTFKFTLTTNGVLLTDAVRRELTALGVSLVLSLDGRPEVHDYMRPFPHGQGSYARLVPRILAAVAADPDGDWWVRGTFTRHNRDFAADAEHLLELGIRRFSLEPVVAPPSAAYALTEADLPELKAEYERLTRLYQQEAAAGRPFKFFHFEIDLDHGPCLAKRFTGCGAGHEYFAVAPSGDLYPCHQFVGRSGYKQGTVTTGIVRTDLVQEFRRTTLLTKDQCRSCFARYFCGGGCHANAELFSGRIHQPYQLGCELERKRVECALYLHLAGGRISSPADRID